In Parasegetibacter sp. NRK P23, a single genomic region encodes these proteins:
- a CDS encoding universal stress protein: protein MSSILVPFDFSENAIRALQQAFFLADTTGSSVELLHITNMNVAREYPKSWGTESIDEARLRGQLEAVVKEHKGNSGAGITITIKESTLVSGGIISYLLDTKPTLAVMGTHGWSGLADKLLGSNTSSLITHAIFPILAVPPHWAPAPLTKGIANVELKNLSSLLPALEQWAAFLHTPVEVIEFSAVPEVEEDSAVTPAPGSNVVISGVVRLMDDLTLAENIAQYTSAQEGAYAIMFVHERKWFEKIFSGSISEKVSGIIEAPLLALPLS, encoded by the coding sequence ATGAGCAGTATACTCGTCCCTTTCGATTTCTCCGAAAACGCCATCAGGGCGCTTCAGCAGGCTTTTTTCCTGGCAGATACCACAGGTTCCTCCGTGGAGTTGTTGCACATCACGAATATGAACGTGGCCAGGGAGTATCCTAAAAGCTGGGGAACAGAAAGTATTGACGAAGCCCGGCTTCGTGGGCAGCTTGAAGCGGTTGTAAAGGAGCATAAAGGTAATTCCGGTGCAGGAATCACTATCACCATAAAAGAATCCACGCTCGTTTCAGGTGGTATCATCAGTTACCTGCTGGATACCAAACCCACATTAGCCGTAATGGGCACGCATGGCTGGAGTGGATTGGCCGATAAATTACTGGGCAGCAATACTTCCTCACTCATTACACATGCTATTTTTCCTATACTGGCCGTTCCTCCGCATTGGGCGCCTGCGCCGCTGACAAAAGGAATCGCCAATGTGGAGTTGAAAAACCTGTCCAGTTTGCTGCCTGCGCTGGAACAATGGGCGGCGTTCCTGCATACGCCTGTTGAAGTGATTGAGTTCAGTGCCGTTCCGGAGGTGGAAGAAGATTCGGCTGTAACGCCTGCACCAGGTTCCAATGTTGTGATTTCAGGCGTGGTGAGACTGATGGATGATCTTACCCTCGCCGAAAACATCGCGCAATACACTTCCGCGCAGGAAGGCGCTTACGCCATTATGTTCGTGCATGAGCGCAAATGGTTCGAGAAGATTTTTTCCGGTAGTATTTCAGAAAAAGTTTCAGGTATAATAGAAGCGCCATTGCTGGCGCTCCCGTTGAGCTGA
- a CDS encoding cysteine peptidase family C39 domain-containing protein yields the protein MQNKIIINNEVSLLHPQDYGIACLCVVSATYHKYIAIPLLRQLQVTASNGTNLDDIARTAGKSGFKTDIRHLNARHLRPVHFPAIAQVMSGVTIRYVVLYGIRWKKVSLMEPPEKVIRRENIAHFERRWTGVILQLRPIPESNKRWGLFAIQTYLKAFWFRLQFYKYRNDVQSIRDDVRRRRE from the coding sequence ATGCAAAACAAGATTATAATAAATAATGAAGTAAGCCTACTTCACCCGCAGGATTATGGCATTGCCTGTCTTTGCGTGGTATCGGCCACCTATCATAAATACATCGCTATTCCGTTGTTGCGGCAACTGCAAGTCACTGCAAGCAATGGAACGAATTTGGACGACATAGCGCGGACCGCCGGAAAAAGCGGATTCAAAACAGATATACGGCATTTGAATGCCAGACACCTCCGACCTGTGCACTTTCCGGCCATTGCACAGGTAATGTCCGGAGTTACTATTCGCTATGTAGTTTTGTATGGAATAAGATGGAAGAAAGTCTCCCTGATGGAACCTCCCGAAAAGGTTATTCGCCGGGAAAACATAGCGCACTTTGAAAGACGTTGGACAGGCGTGATTTTACAATTACGACCAATTCCTGAAAGCAATAAACGCTGGGGGCTGTTCGCCATCCAAACTTATTTGAAAGCGTTTTGGTTCCGCCTGCAGTTCTATAAATATAGAAACGATGTTCAAAGCATCCGTGATGATGTAAGGAGAAGAAGAGAATGA